In one Bacillus sp. PK3_68 genomic region, the following are encoded:
- a CDS encoding ATP-grasp domain-containing protein, giving the protein MRTLIFIGSNKSGSSREAIKAAERLGFFNVLLTDREQFLQQRLEFPDVHRMILTKLDDHDQLVENIKEIQNQGKQIVAILSFIDPFVQVAAALTEEFCTSVVSSEPIRMMEDKVLTRELLKDHPVSPYFARYTTDQYLSDFLNEQQKPFPLIVKSPTSTGSKDVLLARNKKQLRESIKKLIKKGNEEILVEEYLEGPQYLIEALVHDGKLHIVAVIEQEITYFKRFIVTGYCVLADMEESFYNHVFRTVSSVLDSLGMKNGACHLEMRLVKNEWKLIEINPRISGGAMNRMIEVAYGINLVEETIKLFVGQEPDLERKHAQFVYTHYLTVDSKGELLKVTGKKRCLRVPGVEEVFIKPKKGKMLQPPLSMGDRYGYVITSSDTKEEAIRIAEEAAKEIRFHLK; this is encoded by the coding sequence ATGAGAACTCTTATTTTTATTGGAAGCAATAAGTCCGGATCAAGCAGAGAAGCCATTAAAGCTGCAGAAAGATTGGGATTTTTTAATGTATTATTAACGGACAGGGAACAGTTTTTGCAGCAAAGGCTTGAATTTCCAGATGTTCATCGGATGATCTTAACAAAGTTGGACGATCACGATCAATTAGTAGAGAACATTAAAGAAATACAAAATCAAGGAAAACAAATAGTAGCTATTTTAAGCTTTATCGACCCTTTTGTTCAGGTGGCAGCGGCTTTGACAGAAGAGTTTTGCACGAGCGTTGTTTCTTCTGAACCAATTCGAATGATGGAAGATAAAGTCCTAACCCGGGAACTTCTTAAAGACCATCCCGTATCCCCGTATTTTGCGCGGTATACAACCGATCAATACTTAAGTGACTTTCTCAATGAACAACAGAAACCGTTCCCCCTTATTGTGAAATCACCTACATCCACAGGGTCAAAAGACGTTTTATTGGCAAGGAATAAGAAACAATTAAGAGAGTCTATTAAAAAATTAATAAAAAAAGGCAACGAGGAAATTTTAGTAGAAGAATATTTAGAGGGTCCTCAATATTTAATTGAAGCTCTAGTGCATGATGGAAAATTGCATATTGTGGCTGTGATTGAACAAGAGATTACTTATTTTAAACGGTTTATTGTTACTGGCTACTGCGTGTTAGCTGACATGGAAGAGTCATTTTACAATCATGTGTTTAGAACAGTAAGCTCCGTTTTGGACAGTCTTGGGATGAAGAATGGGGCCTGTCATCTAGAAATGAGGTTAGTCAAAAACGAATGGAAATTAATTGAGATTAACCCTCGAATATCAGGCGGGGCCATGAACCGGATGATTGAGGTAGCTTACGGAATTAACCTGGTTGAAGAAACGATTAAATTATTTGTAGGACAGGAACCGGATTTGGAGAGAAAACATGCCCAATTTGTTTATACTCATTATCTAACTGTTGATTCTAAAGGAGAATTGTTAAAAGTAACGGGAAAGAAGCGTTGCTTGCGAGTTCCGGGGGTAGAAGAAGTGTTTATCAAGCCTAAAAAAGGGAAGATGCTGCAGCCTCCTTTATCAATGGGAGACCGTTATGGGTATGTGATCACCTCTTCAGATACAAAAGAGGAAGCCATAAGAATAGCCGAGGAGGCTGCCAAGGAAATAAGGTTCCATCTTAAATAA